The following coding sequences lie in one Bacteroides helcogenes P 36-108 genomic window:
- a CDS encoding efflux RND transporter permease subunit produces the protein MDISKWAFQNRNLIYFLIAVLLLGGAYSCYEMSKLEDPEIKVKLAMVVTTYPGASAHQVELEVTDVLEKSIHSMGNIDNVESYSFNDLSLIQIELTTTTKDEEVEQCWDMLRRKVNDARASLPDGAATPIIKDDFGNVFGMFYALTGDGLNDRELSDYAELIKREISDMEGVDRVELYGKRPECINISLLQDRMANLGVKPAEVLATLNGQNKTTYSGYYDNGDNRIRVTVSDKFKTVEDIGNMLIQGHDDDQLRMRDIARIEKGYEEPTRNEMFFDSERAQGILVAASSGSDIVKVGAAVEKKLKQLKETRLPAGVECHKVFYQPERVGASLGTFIINLIESVIIVVLILMIAMGFKSGVIIGISLVVTVFGSFLFLYTAGGTMQRVSLAAFVLAMGMLVDNAIVIIDGILVDLKAGKDRMEAMTAIGRQTAMPLLGATLIAIIAFLPIFMSPDTAGVYTRDLFIVLAVSLLLSWVLALVHVPLMANRRLYPKAEVSATGKREYKGRTYAALRTALRFGLAHRWSFVMGMVALLTLSAFGYRYMRQGFFPDMVYDQLYMEYKLPEGNNSTRVARDLREIEAYLKTRKEVIHVTSSIGGTPGRYNLVRSVANPSLAYGELIIDFTSPDELVRNMEEIQAYLTRHYPDAYVKMKRYNLMFKKYPIEAQFMGPDPAVLHQLADRARSIMENAPEVCLITTDWEPQIPVLSIEYDQAAARTLGLSRNDVSLSLLSANGGIPIGAFYEGIHRDNIYLKCLDEKGQPIEDLANTQVFSSLPSLNGLLNEETMVKLKAGTLSKEELVESLMGSTPLKQISKSIDIRWEDPVVPRYNGQRSQRVQCSPAPGVETEKARQTIAQKIEQIELPEGYTLHWQGEKSASDQSMKYLFKNFPLAIILMIAILIMLFKDYRKPLIIFCCIPMIIVGVVAVMLLTGKTFNFVAIVGTLGLIGMLIKNGIVLMDEITSQLRQGVEPITALIDSAQSRLRPVTMAALTTILGMIPLLPDAMFGSLAASIMGGLTFGTLITLLFIPILYALFFHIKQNDK, from the coding sequence ATGGATATAAGTAAATGGGCATTTCAGAACCGTAACCTGATTTACTTCCTGATAGCAGTGCTGCTGTTGGGCGGAGCCTACTCCTGTTACGAAATGAGCAAGCTGGAAGACCCTGAGATAAAAGTGAAACTTGCCATGGTGGTGACTACCTATCCTGGCGCCTCGGCCCACCAAGTAGAACTGGAAGTAACGGATGTACTGGAAAAAAGCATCCACAGCATGGGTAATATAGACAATGTGGAGAGCTATTCCTTCAACGACCTTTCCCTGATTCAGATAGAGTTGACCACCACTACCAAGGATGAAGAAGTGGAACAATGTTGGGACATGCTGCGCCGCAAGGTGAATGATGCACGCGCCTCGCTACCCGACGGAGCCGCCACCCCTATTATCAAGGACGACTTCGGAAATGTATTCGGCATGTTCTATGCACTGACAGGCGACGGACTGAATGACCGGGAACTGTCCGACTACGCCGAGCTCATCAAACGCGAAATCAGCGATATGGAAGGTGTGGATCGGGTGGAACTGTATGGCAAACGTCCCGAATGTATAAATATCTCCCTGCTACAAGACCGTATGGCAAACTTAGGTGTGAAGCCGGCAGAGGTTCTCGCCACACTGAACGGACAGAACAAAACTACATACAGCGGCTATTATGATAATGGAGACAACCGCATCCGCGTAACGGTTAGTGATAAGTTCAAAACGGTAGAAGACATCGGAAACATGCTGATACAGGGACATGACGACGACCAACTGCGCATGCGCGACATAGCCAGGATAGAAAAAGGCTACGAGGAACCTACACGCAACGAAATGTTTTTCGACAGCGAACGGGCACAAGGCATTCTGGTTGCAGCGTCCAGTGGATCGGACATCGTAAAGGTGGGGGCCGCCGTGGAAAAGAAACTGAAACAACTCAAGGAAACCCGCCTGCCCGCCGGCGTGGAATGCCACAAAGTATTCTACCAGCCGGAACGTGTAGGCGCTTCATTGGGAACGTTTATCATCAACCTGATAGAATCTGTAATCATTGTCGTGCTCATCCTGATGATAGCCATGGGCTTCAAAAGCGGTGTCATCATCGGCATCAGTCTCGTAGTCACCGTTTTTGGCTCATTCCTGTTCCTTTACACTGCGGGCGGAACCATGCAGCGCGTATCACTCGCCGCATTCGTACTGGCGATGGGCATGTTGGTGGACAATGCCATCGTCATCATCGACGGCATATTGGTGGATCTGAAAGCCGGCAAGGACAGGATGGAGGCAATGACCGCCATAGGACGGCAAACAGCCATGCCTCTGTTGGGAGCCACTCTGATAGCCATCATAGCTTTCCTTCCCATCTTCATGTCACCCGATACGGCAGGAGTCTATACGCGTGACCTTTTCATTGTTCTCGCTGTATCTCTGCTATTGAGCTGGGTGTTGGCATTGGTTCACGTGCCACTGATGGCCAACCGCAGGCTGTATCCCAAAGCGGAAGTCAGCGCCACGGGAAAACGGGAATATAAAGGACGTACATACGCCGCACTGCGCACTGCCCTACGCTTCGGACTGGCACACCGTTGGAGCTTCGTGATGGGCATGGTTGCCCTCCTGACATTATCGGCTTTCGGCTACCGGTATATGCGCCAGGGATTTTTCCCGGACATGGTTTACGACCAGTTGTATATGGAATACAAATTGCCCGAAGGCAATAATTCCACACGGGTAGCACGGGATTTGAGAGAGATAGAAGCTTACCTGAAAACCCGCAAAGAGGTGATCCACGTCACCTCCTCCATCGGCGGAACACCGGGACGTTATAATCTGGTACGCAGCGTTGCCAACCCGTCACTGGCCTATGGAGAACTTATCATAGACTTCACTTCTCCCGACGAGTTGGTAAGAAACATGGAAGAGATACAGGCATATCTGACCCGGCACTATCCGGATGCCTATGTCAAAATGAAACGATACAACCTGATGTTCAAGAAATACCCTATCGAGGCTCAGTTCATGGGACCTGACCCTGCCGTATTGCACCAATTGGCAGACCGTGCACGCAGTATCATGGAAAACGCTCCCGAAGTATGCCTCATCACCACCGACTGGGAACCGCAGATACCTGTGCTCTCCATTGAGTATGATCAGGCCGCCGCCCGCACTTTGGGACTGAGCCGCAATGACGTGAGCCTGTCCTTACTATCGGCCAACGGCGGTATTCCTATCGGCGCCTTCTACGAAGGCATACACAGGGACAACATCTACCTGAAATGCCTGGACGAAAAAGGACAGCCCATAGAAGACCTCGCCAATACACAAGTATTCTCCTCGTTGCCATCGCTGAACGGACTGCTGAATGAGGAGACAATGGTGAAACTGAAAGCCGGCACTCTCTCTAAAGAGGAGCTTGTGGAAAGCCTGATGGGCAGCACCCCGCTGAAACAAATCAGCAAGAGCATCGACATCCGTTGGGAAGACCCCGTAGTGCCGCGCTACAACGGACAGCGCAGCCAGCGTGTGCAGTGCTCCCCCGCCCCGGGCGTAGAAACGGAGAAGGCGCGTCAGACCATTGCGCAGAAGATAGAACAAATAGAACTTCCCGAAGGCTATACACTGCACTGGCAAGGCGAAAAGAGCGCCAGCGACCAGTCCATGAAGTACCTGTTCAAGAATTTCCCACTTGCCATTATCCTGATGATAGCCATTCTGATTATGCTGTTCAAGGATTATCGCAAGCCTCTCATCATCTTCTGCTGCATTCCCATGATTATTGTAGGGGTGGTGGCGGTAATGCTGCTTACGGGCAAGACATTCAACTTCGTAGCCATCGTAGGCACATTGGGACTGATAGGTATGCTCATCAAGAACGGCATTGTGCTGATGGATGAAATTACCTCACAGCTCCGGCAAGGCGTAGAGCCGATAACGGCGCTGATAGACAGCGCACAAAGTCGCCTGCGACCCGTGACGATGGCAGCACTGACCACCATCCTCGGCATGATACCTCTGCTGCCCGACGCTATGTTCGGCTCGCTCGCCGCATCCATCATGGGCGGTCTGACATTCGGTACTCTGATAACCTTGCTGTTCATACCTATTTTGTATGCACTGTTTTTTCATATCAAGCAGAATGACAAATGA
- a CDS encoding TolC family protein, with translation MKKRIIFFASLMYALSLSAQEVLSLEQCREMALKYNKEIAASAKQTESARYTVKSYRGNFFPNFTANGTGIYSTADGSLGIPGGNLPTLMPNAAGQFVPDGGYAYFPGINLNYKVGTVYIGGIQVEQPLYMGGKIRAAYKMALLGTEMAHMNETLTATEIILKTDQAYAQAVKAQEIKKVADKYNAVLSELMKNVESARRHGLKPQNDVLKVQVKLNESELGVRKAENALRLATMNLCHCIGKPLTSDIRISGDFPEIGQDLSMQTSDITARPEYGILNKQVSIARQQVKLNRSELLPKVGIKGSYDYIHGFELNDQNLLDKGSFSVFLNVSVPLFHFGERSNKVRAAKAKLEQTRLEQENMNEQMLLELTQAANNLDEAQLESELSDRSLQQAEENMRVSRSQYEVGLETLSDHLEAQALWQQAYETQVDARFQLYLKYIAYLKAAGALYDKCCK, from the coding sequence ATGAAAAAGAGAATAATCTTCTTCGCTTCCCTGATGTATGCCCTCTCCCTCTCCGCCCAAGAAGTACTGAGTCTGGAACAATGCAGGGAAATGGCACTGAAATACAATAAAGAGATAGCCGCTTCGGCCAAACAGACAGAAAGTGCCCGCTATACAGTCAAAAGTTACCGGGGTAACTTCTTCCCGAACTTCACCGCCAACGGCACGGGCATTTACAGCACGGCAGACGGCAGCCTGGGCATACCGGGAGGTAATCTGCCCACCCTCATGCCAAATGCGGCCGGACAATTCGTGCCTGATGGCGGATATGCCTATTTTCCAGGTATAAACCTGAACTATAAGGTAGGGACTGTTTATATAGGGGGCATACAGGTGGAACAGCCACTATACATGGGCGGGAAAATCCGTGCCGCCTATAAGATGGCTTTGCTGGGAACGGAGATGGCACACATGAATGAAACCCTGACAGCCACCGAAATCATTCTGAAGACAGATCAGGCCTATGCACAGGCTGTAAAAGCACAAGAGATAAAGAAGGTTGCCGACAAGTACAATGCAGTTCTCTCGGAATTGATGAAGAATGTGGAAAGTGCACGCCGCCACGGATTGAAACCGCAAAATGACGTATTGAAGGTGCAGGTGAAGCTGAACGAAAGCGAACTTGGCGTCCGCAAAGCAGAAAACGCCCTTCGCCTCGCCACAATGAACCTTTGCCACTGCATCGGCAAGCCATTGACCTCGGATATTCGCATCTCAGGTGATTTTCCCGAAATAGGACAAGATCTCAGCATGCAGACCTCGGACATCACGGCCCGTCCGGAATATGGCATCCTGAACAAGCAAGTCTCCATCGCCCGGCAACAGGTAAAATTAAACCGTAGCGAATTGCTTCCCAAAGTCGGCATAAAAGGCTCGTATGACTACATACACGGATTTGAACTGAACGACCAGAACTTGCTGGATAAAGGAAGCTTCTCGGTATTCCTGAATGTCAGCGTCCCCCTGTTCCACTTCGGCGAACGGAGCAACAAGGTGCGTGCGGCCAAAGCCAAACTGGAACAAACCCGTCTTGAACAGGAAAATATGAACGAACAAATGTTATTGGAACTTACACAAGCCGCCAACAACCTCGATGAAGCCCAACTGGAAAGTGAACTCTCCGACCGTTCACTGCAACAGGCAGAAGAAAACATGCGTGTCAGCCGCAGCCAATATGAAGTGGGCCTGGAAACCCTGTCCGACCATCTGGAAGCGCAAGCCCTGTGGCAACAGGCATACGAAACGCAGGTAGATGCCCGCTTTCAACTATATCTCAAGTACATCGCCTACTTGAAGGCTGCGGGTGCTCTGTACGACAAGTGTTGCAAATGA
- a CDS encoding efflux RND transporter periplasmic adaptor subunit, with protein MKQIYWILASVSLFSLGSCSNRPQDAGTLQTVKIDTVASADERTFLQYPGKVKAAQDISLAFRVSGTIQKIYVEDGAPVRQGQLLAQLDPTDYQVQLDATEAEYRQIKADAERVMALYKDNGTTPSANDKAVYGLKQITAKYQHHKDQLEYTRLYAPFNGFIQKRLFEAHETIAAGMPVLSMISGGMPEVEINLPAAEYIRRRQFSNYHCTFDIYPGKTYPLKLISITPKANANQLYTVRLQLLAGKQPMPSPGMNTMVTIYCDKENSLRLSVPSGAVLQKDGKAHVFVYNPSDNKVSSREVTLLHLTSNGRSLISSEYLKPGEPVVASGVHHIKDGETVKPLTPAAQTNVGRLL; from the coding sequence ATGAAACAAATTTATTGGATTCTTGCAAGTGTTTCCTTGTTCTCTCTGGGCTCCTGCAGCAACCGGCCCCAAGATGCAGGAACTTTACAAACGGTAAAAATAGATACGGTAGCTTCGGCTGATGAACGAACTTTTCTGCAATACCCCGGAAAAGTGAAAGCTGCACAGGACATCAGCCTTGCATTCAGAGTAAGCGGAACGATCCAAAAAATTTATGTGGAAGACGGTGCACCTGTACGCCAGGGACAACTGCTTGCCCAACTGGACCCGACGGATTACCAAGTGCAATTAGACGCCACCGAAGCCGAATACCGGCAAATAAAAGCCGATGCGGAACGTGTCATGGCACTCTACAAAGACAATGGAACTACTCCCAGCGCCAACGACAAAGCCGTGTATGGATTGAAACAGATTACAGCCAAATACCAACACCACAAAGACCAACTGGAATATACCCGCCTCTATGCCCCTTTCAACGGCTTTATACAGAAACGGCTGTTCGAAGCTCACGAAACAATAGCTGCGGGAATGCCGGTCCTCTCCATGATAAGCGGCGGAATGCCCGAAGTAGAGATCAACCTCCCGGCAGCAGAATATATCCGGCGCAGGCAATTCAGTAATTATCATTGTACATTCGATATATATCCGGGAAAGACCTATCCGTTGAAGTTGATAAGCATCACGCCCAAAGCCAATGCCAACCAGCTATACACCGTGCGGCTGCAACTGCTTGCCGGCAAACAGCCGATGCCCTCTCCGGGAATGAATACGATGGTTACCATTTATTGTGACAAGGAAAACTCACTCCGGTTGTCTGTCCCCAGTGGCGCCGTTCTGCAAAAAGACGGCAAGGCACACGTATTTGTATATAATCCGTCAGACAACAAAGTGAGCAGCCGCGAAGTCACCCTCCTGCATCTGACAAGCAACGGGCGCAGCCTGATCAGCTCCGAATATCTGAAACCGGGCGAACCGGTTGTCGCTTCCGGAGTGCACCACATTAAAGACGGGGAAACGGTGAAGCCTCTCACCCCTGCCGCACAAACCAATGTCGGAAGATTGCTGTAA
- a CDS encoding helix-turn-helix domain-containing protein — MLDRQIPFRFIPMTGEVSRFFCDGQIISTLDQCGLFLCRRGEIEVSLADKTYHITRGDMYIYMASTLVRLLHRSEDAEGIMVEVDINYVIPIVNRVMNVENLLFLREHPCTSLQGEQFRHLECLMESLYERIETENISDMPRLCGNLTLELLKSMGQTLCYEVLNVYFANQPLQPLPQSKKDLVFQNFMLSLFRYYRHERDVAFYARMQHLAPRYFSTIIKEKSGSNALQWIVQMVITEAKQLLESSDLSIKEIAARLNFPTQSFFGKYFKQYVGTSPKDYRNNVLDRYK, encoded by the coding sequence ATGCTCGACAGACAGATACCTTTTCGTTTTATTCCGATGACGGGTGAAGTTTCCCGTTTCTTTTGTGACGGACAGATTATTTCGACCCTCGACCAATGCGGGCTTTTCCTTTGCCGCCGTGGTGAAATAGAAGTTTCTTTGGCAGATAAGACCTACCATATAACACGGGGAGACATGTATATCTACATGGCTTCCACTTTGGTGCGTCTGTTGCATAGAAGTGAAGATGCTGAAGGCATTATGGTAGAAGTGGATATCAACTATGTCATTCCCATAGTCAACAGGGTGATGAATGTTGAAAATCTGCTTTTTCTGCGCGAGCATCCTTGTACGTCCTTGCAGGGTGAGCAATTCAGGCATTTGGAATGTCTGATGGAAAGCCTTTATGAGAGGATAGAGACGGAGAATATTTCCGATATGCCCCGGCTGTGCGGAAACCTTACATTGGAGCTGCTCAAGTCTATGGGGCAGACACTCTGTTATGAGGTATTGAATGTCTATTTTGCAAACCAGCCGTTGCAGCCTTTGCCACAAAGTAAGAAAGATTTGGTTTTCCAGAATTTCATGCTGTCATTATTCCGCTATTACCGCCATGAACGGGATGTCGCTTTTTATGCCCGTATGCAGCATTTGGCTCCCCGCTATTTCTCTACCATTATAAAAGAGAAGTCGGGAAGCAATGCTTTGCAGTGGATTGTGCAGATGGTTATAACAGAGGCGAAACAACTGCTCGAAAGTTCGGATCTGAGTATAAAGGAAATTGCGGCACGGCTCAATTTCCCCACACAGTCTTTTTTTGGAAAATACTTCAAACAGTATGTAGGGACGTCACCGAAAGACTATCGGAACAATGTATTGGACAGGTATAAATAA
- the carB gene encoding carbamoyl-phosphate synthase (glutamine-hydrolyzing) large subunit, with amino-acid sequence MKENNIKKVLLLGSGALKIGEAGEFDYSGSQALKALKEEGIQTILINPNIATVQTSEGVADQIYFLPVTPYFVEKVIEKERPDGVMLAFGGQTALNCGVALYKDGIFEKYGVKVLGTPVQAIIDTEDREIFVHKLNEIDVHTIKSEAVENVVDARRAARELGYPVIVRAAYALGGLGSGFCDNEEELNVLVEKAFSFSPQVLVEKSLRGWKEVEYEVVRDRFDNCITVCNMENFDPLGIHTGESIVIAPSQTLSNSDYHKLRELAIRIIRHIGIVGECNVQYAYDPMSEDYRVIEVNARLSRSSALASKATGYPLAFVAAKLGLGYGLFDLKNSVTKTTSAFFEPALDYVVCKIPRWDLGKFHGVDKELGSSMKSVGEVMAIGRTFEEAIQKGLRMIGQGMHGFVQNKELVIPDIDKALREPTDKRIFVISKAFRAGYTVDQIHELTKIDKWFLEKLMNIMNTSKELELWGNNHKQIADLPDDLLKKAKVQGFSDFQIARAISFEGDLEDGILYVRNHRKGRGILPVVKQIDTLAAEYPAQTNYLYLTYSGTANDVHYLGDKKSIVVLGSGAYRIGSSVEFDWCGVQALNTIRKEGYRSVMINYNPETVSTDYDMCDRLYFDELTFERVMDILELENPHGVIVSTGGQIPNNLAMRLDEQQVPILGTSAKNIDNAEDRDKFSAMLDRIGVDQPEWSALTSLEDINAFVDKVGFPVLVRPSYVLSGAAMNVCSNQEELERFLQLAANVSKKHPVVVSQFIEHAKEVEMDAVAQNGEIIAYAISEHIEFAGVHSGDATIQFPPQKLYVETVRRIKRISREIARELQISGPFNIQYLARENDIKVIECNLRASRSFPFVSKVLKINLIELATKVMLGIPVQKPDKNLFDLDYVGIKASQFSFNRLQKADPVLGVDMASTGEVGCIGNDTSCAILKAMLSVGYRIPKKNILLSTGTPKQKVEMLSAARLLQKKGYNIFATGGSSNFLTENGVENTRVYWPSEPDKQPQALDMLHKKEIDMVVNIPKNLTVGELDNGYKIRRAAIDLNIPLITNARLASAFINAFCTMSVDDIAIKSWEEYK; translated from the coding sequence ATGAAAGAAAACAATATAAAGAAAGTCCTGCTGCTCGGCTCCGGCGCACTGAAAATCGGTGAGGCGGGAGAGTTCGACTACTCCGGCTCGCAGGCACTCAAGGCACTGAAGGAGGAAGGCATCCAGACCATCCTCATCAATCCCAACATCGCCACCGTGCAGACTTCGGAAGGCGTGGCCGACCAGATTTACTTCCTGCCCGTCACCCCTTACTTTGTGGAGAAAGTCATCGAGAAGGAACGCCCCGACGGTGTGATGCTCGCCTTTGGCGGACAGACGGCTTTGAACTGCGGTGTGGCGCTCTACAAAGACGGCATCTTCGAGAAATACGGCGTGAAGGTGCTCGGCACGCCCGTGCAGGCCATTATCGACACCGAAGACCGCGAAATCTTTGTGCATAAACTGAATGAGATTGACGTACACACCATCAAGAGTGAGGCTGTGGAGAATGTCGTTGATGCCCGCCGTGCCGCCCGTGAACTGGGTTATCCCGTCATTGTCCGTGCTGCCTACGCCCTCGGCGGACTGGGTTCGGGCTTCTGTGACAATGAAGAAGAACTGAACGTGCTGGTGGAGAAAGCCTTCTCCTTCTCCCCGCAGGTGTTGGTGGAGAAATCCCTGCGCGGCTGGAAAGAGGTGGAATACGAGGTGGTGCGCGACCGCTTTGACAACTGCATCACCGTCTGCAACATGGAGAACTTCGACCCCCTGGGCATCCATACCGGCGAGTCCATCGTCATTGCTCCCTCGCAGACGTTGAGCAACTCCGACTACCACAAACTGCGTGAACTTGCCATCCGCATCATCCGCCACATCGGTATCGTGGGCGAGTGCAACGTGCAGTATGCCTACGACCCGATGAGCGAAGATTACCGCGTTATCGAAGTAAATGCCCGCTTGAGCCGTTCCTCTGCATTGGCCTCTAAAGCAACCGGTTATCCGCTTGCCTTTGTAGCCGCCAAGCTTGGTTTGGGCTACGGCTTGTTCGACTTGAAGAACTCCGTCACCAAGACCACCAGCGCATTCTTTGAACCTGCATTAGACTACGTGGTCTGCAAAATCCCCCGTTGGGATTTGGGCAAGTTTCACGGCGTAGATAAGGAGTTGGGCTCCTCCATGAAGTCCGTGGGCGAGGTGATGGCCATCGGCCGTACCTTTGAAGAAGCCATTCAGAAAGGACTCCGCATGATAGGGCAGGGTATGCACGGTTTTGTGCAGAACAAAGAGCTTGTCATTCCCGACATCGACAAGGCGCTGCGCGAGCCTACCGACAAGCGCATCTTCGTCATCTCCAAAGCATTCCGTGCCGGATATACCGTTGACCAGATACACGAGCTGACCAAGATTGACAAGTGGTTCCTGGAGAAGCTGATGAACATCATGAACACCTCGAAGGAACTGGAATTGTGGGGCAACAACCACAAGCAGATTGCCGACCTGCCCGACGACCTCCTGAAGAAAGCCAAAGTGCAGGGCTTCTCCGACTTCCAGATAGCCCGCGCCATCAGCTTTGAGGGCGACTTGGAGGACGGCATCCTTTACGTGCGCAACCACCGCAAGGGGCGTGGCATCTTGCCCGTAGTGAAGCAGATTGACACCCTTGCCGCCGAATATCCCGCACAGACCAACTATCTGTATCTGACGTACAGCGGCACGGCCAACGATGTTCACTACTTGGGCGACAAGAAGAGCATCGTCGTTCTCGGTTCGGGTGCTTACCGCATCGGTTCCTCGGTAGAATTCGACTGGTGCGGCGTGCAGGCGCTCAACACCATCCGCAAGGAGGGCTACCGCAGCGTGATGATAAACTACAACCCCGAAACCGTATCTACGGACTATGATATGTGCGACCGCCTCTACTTCGATGAGCTTACCTTTGAGCGTGTGATGGATATTCTCGAACTGGAGAATCCGCACGGTGTCATTGTCTCTACCGGCGGCCAGATACCGAACAACCTCGCCATGCGCCTCGACGAGCAGCAAGTGCCTATCCTCGGTACGAGTGCCAAGAACATTGACAATGCCGAAGACCGCGACAAGTTTTCCGCCATGCTGGACCGCATCGGCGTGGACCAGCCCGAATGGAGCGCACTGACTTCATTGGAAGACATCAATGCTTTTGTAGATAAAGTAGGTTTCCCGGTATTGGTGCGCCCGTCCTACGTGCTCTCCGGAGCTGCCATGAATGTTTGCTCCAATCAAGAGGAACTGGAACGCTTCCTACAGTTGGCGGCAAATGTCAGCAAGAAGCATCCGGTTGTGGTAAGCCAGTTCATCGAACATGCCAAAGAGGTGGAGATGGACGCGGTGGCGCAGAATGGTGAAATCATCGCCTACGCCATCAGTGAGCACATCGAGTTTGCGGGTGTACATTCCGGTGACGCTACTATCCAGTTCCCGCCGCAGAAGCTGTATGTGGAGACGGTGCGCCGCATCAAGCGCATCAGTCGCGAGATTGCACGCGAACTGCAAATCTCCGGCCCGTTCAACATCCAGTACCTCGCCCGTGAGAACGACATCAAGGTGATAGAGTGCAACCTCCGCGCCAGCCGTTCGTTCCCGTTCGTCAGCAAGGTATTGAAGATAAACCTCATCGAATTGGCAACGAAAGTAATGCTCGGCATCCCCGTGCAGAAACCGGACAAGAACCTCTTCGACCTGGATTATGTAGGTATCAAAGCCTCTCAGTTCTCTTTCAACCGCTTGCAGAAAGCCGACCCGGTGTTAGGTGTGGACATGGCATCTACGGGTGAGGTGGGATGTATCGGCAATGACACTTCCTGCGCCATCCTCAAGGCGATGCTTTCGGTAGGTTACCGCATCCCGAAGAAGAACATCCTGCTTTCTACGGGTACTCCCAAGCAGAAAGTGGAGATGCTTTCCGCAGCCCGCCTGCTTCAGAAGAAAGGTTATAATATCTTTGCCACCGGCGGCAGCAGCAACTTCCTTACGGAGAATGGGGTGGAGAATACGCGCGTCTATTGGCCCAGCGAACCGGACAAGCAGCCGCAAGCACTCGACATGCTCCACAAGAAGGAGATTGATATGGTAGTAAATATCCCGAAGAACCTCACTGTCGGCGAGTTGGATAACGGCTATAAGATACGCCGCGCCGCCATCGACCTCAACATTCCGTTGATTACGAATGCCCGTCTGGCGAGTGCTTTCATCAATGCATTCTGTACGATGAGTGTGGATGATATCGCTATCAAATCGTGGGAGGAGTATAAATAG
- the carA gene encoding glutamine-hydrolyzing carbamoyl-phosphate synthase small subunit: MMNENNNAKVTSSPLSSGEGKGVRLILDDGSVFHGKSFGYEKPVAGEVVFNTAMSGYPESLTDPSYAGQLMTLTYPLVGNYGVPPFTIEPNGLATFMESERIHAEAIIVSDYSENFSHWNAVESLADWLKREQVPGITGIDTRELTKVLREHGVMMGKIVFGEVESGELRVESYGDINYVDRVSCKDILVYAGTESRRFDIDTPTAQLNSQLSTINSQLKRVVLLDCGVKTNIIRCLLKRGVEVIRVPWNYDFNGLEFDGLFISNGPGDPDTCDAAVQNIRKAMQNETLPIFGICMGNQLLGKAGGAKIYKLKYGHRSHNQPVRMVGTERCFITSQNHGYAVDNNTLTEDWEPLFVNMNDGSNEGVRHKRNPWFSAQFHPEAASGPTDTEFLFDEFVKLLHV; the protein is encoded by the coding sequence ATGATGAACGAAAATAATAATGCAAAAGTAACTTCATCCCCCCTCTCTTCGGGAGAGGGGAAGGGGGTGAGGCTTATCCTTGATGATGGTTCTGTATTTCACGGCAAGTCGTTCGGCTATGAAAAGCCGGTAGCGGGAGAGGTGGTCTTCAACACGGCCATGTCGGGCTATCCCGAGAGCCTGACCGACCCCTCGTATGCCGGGCAGTTGATGACACTCACTTATCCGTTGGTGGGCAACTACGGTGTGCCGCCTTTCACCATCGAACCGAACGGGCTGGCCACCTTCATGGAGAGCGAGCGCATCCATGCCGAAGCCATCATTGTGAGCGATTACAGCGAGAACTTCAGCCATTGGAACGCGGTGGAGAGCCTTGCCGACTGGCTGAAGCGCGAGCAAGTGCCGGGCATCACGGGCATCGATACCCGCGAACTGACAAAAGTGCTGCGCGAGCATGGCGTGATGATGGGCAAGATTGTCTTCGGAGAAGTTGAGAGTGGAGAGTTGAGAGTTGAGAGTTATGGGGATATTAATTATGTTGACAGGGTGAGCTGCAAAGACATCCTGGTATATGCCGGAACGGAAAGCCGCCGTTTTGACATCGACACCCCCACAGCACAGCTTAATTCTCAACTATCAACTATCAACTCTCAACTGAAGCGCGTAGTGCTTCTCGATTGCGGCGTGAAGACCAACATCATCCGCTGCCTGCTGAAGCGTGGGGTAGAGGTAATTCGCGTGCCGTGGAACTACGACTTCAACGGACTGGAGTTCGACGGACTGTTCATCTCCAACGGCCCCGGCGACCCCGATACCTGCGATGCCGCCGTGCAGAACATCCGCAAGGCGATGCAGAACGAGACGCTGCCCATCTTCGGCATTTGCATGGGCAACCAACTGTTAGGCAAGGCCGGAGGAGCCAAAATCTACAAACTGAAATACGGACACCGCAGCCACAACCAGCCGGTGCGCATGGTGGGTACGGAACGCTGCTTCATCACTTCGCAGAACCACGGTTATGCCGTTGACAACAACACGCTGACCGAAGACTGGGAACCACTCTTTGTGAACATGAACGACGGTTCCAACGAGGGTGTGCGCCACAAACGCAATCCCTGGTTCTCCGCACAGTTCCACCCCGAAGCCGCCAGCGGCCCCACGGACACGGAGTTCCTCTTCGACGAGTTCGTGAAACTGCTTCACGTGTAA